GCCTGTAAACACAACATTCAGCGCCAACGGGCCAATCCCCCACAAACCCAATGCAAAAGTAAATCCGCCAAAAATTTTTAAGATTACGTGGCCAGCAAGCATATTTGCAAAAAGGCGAACTGCTAATGTAACAGGCCGCGTGAAATAAGCCAATATTTCAATGGGAACCAAAATAGGCGTTACAGCCAAGGGAATCCCTTCAGGACAAAACAGTCGCAAAAAACGCCAGCCATGTTTGACAAACCCAATGATGGTCACCAAAATAAAGACCATTAAGGCCAAAGCAAAGGTCACAATTATGTGACTGGTGAAAGTAAAACTATAGGGCACCATACCAAGCAGATTGCCCATCAGCACAAACATGAAGAGGGAGAAAACAAAGGGAAAATACACCAGCCCTTCTCGCCCAGCATTTTCCTGGACCATCTGGGCTATGAACTCATAGCTCACCTCAACCAAGGATTGCCGGCGCGACGGAACTAAGGTTTTTTTAGCTAAACCAAAATGCAGCATGCCAATTACAAGTGCCGTACCTAAGACCATAAACAACGCTGAGTTGGTAAACGATATGTCAATACCAGCAAGCGAAAGCGCAACGATAGGCTGAATTACGAATTGGTGCAGAGGATCATGCATAAAATAAAAGACAGTTGGTTGTTCATCATGGCTACCATTCTAACAAATTGATTGCAAAGCTCATAGTCTCAAGGAACCCTGTTCATGATTGTTCAGCAAAAATCACCAGATTATTATACCGGAAAGCGGGTGGTCTGAGGCCTTGCCTTGCTAGATATACATCTCGTTATCTTCAGAGATAAACTTTTTGTCGTAACCTTCAAACATACAGCGCTCAACCACGTAGGCTTGGGAAAATTCCGTTTTAATACTCTGAAACACGACAGGAAACGGAACTGATATCGGCTGATCACCAGAAAAAGCAAGGCGTTTTTCGAGAGCCTCTCGCTGGCCGCCAATCCAATCAACCCTTTTCTCATAAGGTGTACTGGGGTGTATTTTGTGGCTCCGCATACGATAAAGTCCAATGGCGTGCATATAGAGCTCTTTAAGGGCGCCCTGTTCAGCTTGAACCTCGTGCTCGTTTGCAGCCGCTGCACAGACAAGACCTTCTTCGATTTGCGCATAAAAGATAACAAGCTTTACATTCTTATCCGCTAACTTAGGCCAAATCGCATAAAAACTGGAAAAACAAAATTCCTTGTCAATTCCTTGAAAAAAGCTTTTGTTTTCTTCATTAACCGCCTCTCTGACTTTGTAGGCGATGTCTTTATTTTCAAACCATTCGGGCCATGCATACCTCTCCAACATTTCCCTGTAGGCAATGCTTTTTGCTTTGCGTTGGGCTTTTGCTTTCTGAAAAATAAAAGGATAAGCTGCAAAACCAGTCGAAGAATTAGCCGTTGAGGATTGATATGCTTTCCGTTCAACGTATTCTGACTGGGCTTTCATAACCGCCTTATACCAAGAAAAATCAGCACCACACGCAATACGAGTAAAAATATTGCCAGCTCTTCCCGATTGATCATTAAGGCTACAAATGTACGCCTCCCCCACTTTCAGCTTTTGCAGCGAGAAAGTCGGAAGAAATTTAGAAAGGTAATTAAAACGAACTTTTTCCAGCATTATTAACCTCCGCTAGTCTTTACAATCAAACAAAATACCCAGCCACTGTACCAAATCTCCATCTCAATTGATACTTTTTTTAACTCACTAACATTAATTATATATATTCTTTTTCAATCTTTGACATGATGTTTCTGACGTCAAAAAACTCGACTCCTAGCCACAATGACTGGCCATCCGAAACTAGAATGAGCTAATAACCCTAGAAAGAATTATCAACAAGCTACAAAATATCTCTCCCAAGTTCCGTCTGTTCAGAAAGGTTTTCTGCATTCGCGCGATAATTTTCCGCCACAAAACAAAACACCTGCGCCACCAAAATCGCCGATAATAATAGGCAAAATCTTTTCATTTTCTATCTTCTCCACAAATTGGGGGTACACACCCCTCACTTGCGAGCATCCTAATATTTGCCAGCTAGAAAGGCAAGAAAATATGATAACCAAGTTTGAGAGATTTTTCTAACTCACTGACATTGGCGGGAGATGTATCTTCTTTTTCAAGTTCTGATACGATCTTTCTCAAAAAAAAACCAACCCCCCAACCAAAATAATCGGCCATACAAAACAATAATTAGCTAATGTTAGTTAGTATTATCAACAAGCTGCAAAATATCTCTCCCAAGTTCCATCCGCTCAGAAAGGTTCTCTGCATTTGCGCGACAATTTTCCGCCACAAAACAAAACACCTGCGCTACTAAAATTGCTGATAGCAGATAAAATCTTTTCATTTTCCACTTCCTCCATAATTGGGCCTCAAACACCACTCCCGGGCATCCTAATCTCTGACAGTTAGAAAGGCAAGAAAATATGATAACCAAAACTAAGAGAGTTTTCTAACTCACTGACATTAGCAGTAGATGTATCTTCGTTTTCAAGTGCTGATGCGATCTTCTCAATATTTATATGCTGGGGGAGGTAAAAATCCTTGAAAACTCTCAAGGATTTTTTCAATAATTCTTTTTTTTCCGTGTTTTCTAGGGTTAGTGCCAGATTGGCCATGGCCATGGCAGTGGTGGGATGATTTTTGCCATAAGAATGGCGGATTGTTTTAAGTGATTGCTGCAAAAGTTTTCTGGCATTCTGGACATCTCCAAGCAAACGGTAGACATTTCCTAAGTTTGCAGAAACTATGGCCGCTAAGAGATGACCTTCTCCATATTTCTCGTTAAGCTTTTCAATAGATTTTATGAGCAGTTTTTTACTTTGCAAATAATCTCCTAAAATGCAATGAACAATTCCCATACGCGCAATTAGAATGGAAATCCATGCATTGGTTGTATTATCATCCTTTTCAACAAATTTGAACGCTTCAGCCAAAAGCTGTTTGCTTTCAGAAGTCTTGTGTGTTGCAGCACAAGCCAGGGCTAGATTTACCATTGAAAGCGCGGTCCAAATGTGACTGTCTCCATGCAATTTTCTGCGTATTTTTAGGGCATTTCGAAAATATGTTTCGCTTTTTTGTAAATGACCTAAATCATAATAAACAAATCCCAACAGGATCTGATTGTACGCTAGACTAGAAATTGATGTGGGACTTTGAGAGTTTATGTAAAGAGCATCATCCAGTATCGTCTTTCCCTCTATCCTTAGACCCAACACATAATTAATCCACCCTAGCATATATAACACCTGAGCCGTTTCGGCATGATTGTTACCATAATGTTTCTGGTAGAGCACTAGTGTTTGGGCAAGCACGTTTTTGACCGTACGAAACTCCCCTAACAACATGTGTGCTGTACCATACCGGAAAAGTGCGAGTGCTGTTTTAGGGTGCTCTTTCCCATAGGTTTTTTCACTAATTGCGGCAATTTTTTTAAAAGCGTCTCGCTTTTTAAAGCTTTTGCCCAAATGGTGATAAACGGAACCCAATAAAGTTAAAATATGCAAGTTGGTTGGATGATTTTCACCATACAGAGATTCATTAATCTTCAAGGCTTCTTCTAAGATATGTTCTGCTTTATGGGGCTCATTTAAAACACGATAGGTAAGAGTGTAGATAGAAACCTGAGTTTCATCCGAGGTAAAGGAGCTGACCTCTTTTAGAAACTCTTCCAACCGAGGGATTGTTTGATCTATTAAATGACGTTCTTTGTTAGAAAGATCCGTATTCTTTGTCCTTCCGGGATATATTTCATCAATAACAACTTTCATCCCTTTCAAATAGGTCAGTCTTTGTTCCTGATCTAATTTATTCCTGAGCCAGCTAGAGACCAAGCGGTGAACCGAGATATCGTCACCTGAGATTTTTATCAAAGAGTATTGCCGCAAAATACCGAGCAACCTATTCAATTCGCATTCTGATTTATTATTATTGCCTTCAGATAAGTACCGCACCAAAAGCGATTTGGGAATGCTTGCTGGCTGACAAAAAGAGATAAAATTCAGCAAATCAAGCGCCTTCTCACCGTCTTTTGTTTTCTTAATAGAGTTTAAACTAAGTTCCCATGTCGCATAGACCGGGTCATGTGTAATATTCAAAGGTGTATTGCTATCGGATAACAGATGTTCTCTTTCAGTTTCATACAATTTTAGATAGTTCGAAATTGAAATGGCGTTTTCTGTGATATAACCTGCGGCTTGAGATATAGCTAAAGGGGTATAATGCAACTCGTTTAATAGTTTGGCAGCTCTTTGTTTATAGAGCGGTCCTTTCTGAAAGTTAGAAGGAAGTTGCGCTTCGAGCAAGGCAAAAGATTCCTTTTTTGTCATCACGTCAACCTCAACTGCATTTTTTAGCTTATGGTTGCTTGAGGTTACGATGATGTGAGCATTATTGGGTAGGTAGTCGTATAGCATAACCATATTTGGTGCATTATCATAGACTAGTAGGGTGCTCCCCTTATTTTCAATCCAAGTTTTTACTTCCCTAATTTTTTGCGCATCAGACATATTATCGGAAAACAGCTTCAGTTTGTTCCCTATCTCAAAATAATCCACCTTTAATGACGATTCATTTTCTGCATTAAGCCATGCTCTAAATTTATAGGATTGCCTAGGATAGTGAATGGCATACATCGCTAAAAAAGTCTTACCGATGCCTCCCAATCCAACCACCCCTATGATCTTTGTTGATTGTTTTGCTTGATCTTTGTCCTCAAATTGACTCCATATAGAATCCAGCAGTTCGGTTCGCTTAATATAAGGGTCTGGCAGCAAAGGGAGGTTCCACTTGAGCATTGAAGCACCCTGCTCTTTTGCAGAAGGTGCTGGCGATGATGGTAATGTTGCATGTACAGAAGAGCTATTGTTTTGCTTGT
This sequence is a window from Pseudomonadota bacterium. Protein-coding genes within it:
- a CDS encoding F0F1 ATP synthase subunit A yields the protein MHDPLHQFVIQPIVALSLAGIDISFTNSALFMVLGTALVIGMLHFGLAKKTLVPSRRQSLVEVSYEFIAQMVQENAGREGLVYFPFVFSLFMFVLMGNLLGMVPYSFTFTSHIIVTFALALMVFILVTIIGFVKHGWRFLRLFCPEGIPLAVTPILVPIEILAYFTRPVTLAVRLFANMLAGHVILKIFGGFTFALGLWGIGPLALNVVFTGFEFFVAGIQAFIFTVLTCLYLHDALHLH
- a CDS encoding tetratricopeptide repeat protein; protein product: MKIMLNRKDRVFEDLYSKHLNVIQGIEFTRRQIDVMACIVSGWDVKSVAARLAIAPSTVETHINTVGQKIGSSGRHSIRKFIERSGKDDLLRQHYKQLTVQVNFEKELKEIARLTNEKKLACHIHYDSTKVKSSSENIKRLKRHLELSGIQLIEISPSTFPDFYVVIIGADTSELSNPEHQKEGMQTIFLSLDPVTSFKDVQKSDSCLGCFALGDFDNYYLFVLNLLATLLPKAKISESFDEFKTQNIAKMPEPDTPRQAARLELNRDFYLKFIATSVTFFGVICVVLLTLNIKYWDTDKQNNSSSVHATLPSSPAPSAKEQGASMLKWNLPLLPDPYIKRTELLDSIWSQFEDKDQAKQSTKIIGVVGLGGIGKTFLAMYAIHYPRQSYKFRAWLNAENESSLKVDYFEIGNKLKLFSDNMSDAQKIREVKTWIENKGSTLLVYDNAPNMVMLYDYLPNNAHIIVTSSNHKLKNAVEVDVMTKKESFALLEAQLPSNFQKGPLYKQRAAKLLNELHYTPLAISQAAGYITENAISISNYLKLYETEREHLLSDSNTPLNITHDPVYATWELSLNSIKKTKDGEKALDLLNFISFCQPASIPKSLLVRYLSEGNNNKSECELNRLLGILRQYSLIKISGDDISVHRLVSSWLRNKLDQEQRLTYLKGMKVVIDEIYPGRTKNTDLSNKERHLIDQTIPRLEEFLKEVSSFTSDETQVSIYTLTYRVLNEPHKAEHILEEALKINESLYGENHPTNLHILTLLGSVYHHLGKSFKKRDAFKKIAAISEKTYGKEHPKTALALFRYGTAHMLLGEFRTVKNVLAQTLVLYQKHYGNNHAETAQVLYMLGWINYVLGLRIEGKTILDDALYINSQSPTSISSLAYNQILLGFVYYDLGHLQKSETYFRNALKIRRKLHGDSHIWTALSMVNLALACAATHKTSESKQLLAEAFKFVEKDDNTTNAWISILIARMGIVHCILGDYLQSKKLLIKSIEKLNEKYGEGHLLAAIVSANLGNVYRLLGDVQNARKLLQQSLKTIRHSYGKNHPTTAMAMANLALTLENTEKKELLKKSLRVFKDFYLPQHINIEKIASALENEDTSTANVSELENSLSFGYHIFLPF